A single genomic interval of Egibacteraceae bacterium harbors:
- the secA gene encoding preprotein translocase subunit SecA has translation MVLQKMLRLGEGRQLKRLERLVARVNDQEDSVAALSDEDLRGRTEEFRARFADGEALDDLLPEAFATAREAARRVLGQRAFDVQVLGGTALHHGDIAEMKTGEGKTLTSTMPVYLNAIEGRGVHVVTVNPYLAARDADWMGRVYRFLGLSVGLVYSQQPREEKRVAYAADVTYGTNNEFGFDFLRDHMVLTSADKVQRGHRYCIIDEVDSILIDEARTPLIISGPADQATEWYTVFARRVVPRLTRDEHYEVDEAKRTVAVTEEGVTKVEQLLGVENLYESVNTPLIHHLQNAIRAKELYRRDDEYIVEDGEVHIVDEHTGRTLYGRRYSEGLHQAIEAKEGVRVKEENQTLATITLQNYYRGYDKLAGMTGTAKTEESEFAHIYDTGVVEVPTNRDIVRLDQADLIYKTEAAKLEAVVADLLERQERGQPVLVGTASVEKSERLSGMLTRRGVTHEVLNAKNHFKEAEIVAQAGRIGAVTVATNMAGRGVDIMLGGNPEARADADARKQVDPELDADGFQGAYAEALERYRAECKAEGDKVRELGGLYVLGTERHESRRIDNQLRGRSGRQGDPGESRFYLSLEDDLMRLFNASAVESIMTRFKLPEDMPIEHKMVSRAVQRAQGQVESRNFEIRKNVLKYDDVMNNQRKVIYEQRNVVMEGTDEQVAEYAEDFIEEAVRNLCAQHAAEGIYPEEWTLEDLWTALERIYPVSVDRESLDLDTITAEELAELLVTDAMERYEEREADLGAETLRHVERRVILSVVDRLWREHLYEMDHLRDGIGLRAVGQRDPLREYEREAYYAFNDMMAQIKEQAAGYFFNLPVQKPEEREEAERERRRQAQVARPALRDDAPRQPVQQLSYTSSTSASSAPAAGASSYTVSTTGGGNGQGGESPARPAGVGAPGAAAAAAAAQHASGTVTRDKVGRNEPCPCGSGQKYKKCHGA, from the coding sequence GTGGTTCTCCAGAAGATGCTCCGACTCGGTGAGGGTCGCCAGCTGAAGAGGCTCGAGCGGCTCGTCGCCCGCGTCAACGACCAAGAGGACAGCGTCGCGGCCCTGTCCGACGAGGACCTGCGGGGTCGCACGGAGGAGTTCCGCGCACGCTTCGCCGACGGCGAGGCCCTCGACGACCTGCTGCCCGAGGCGTTCGCCACCGCCCGCGAGGCCGCGCGGCGGGTCCTCGGGCAGCGCGCCTTCGACGTGCAGGTGCTCGGCGGGACGGCGCTGCACCACGGCGACATCGCTGAGATGAAGACCGGTGAGGGCAAGACCCTGACCTCCACCATGCCGGTGTACCTGAACGCCATCGAGGGCAGGGGCGTCCACGTCGTCACGGTCAACCCCTACCTCGCCGCCCGCGACGCGGACTGGATGGGGCGGGTGTACCGCTTCCTCGGCCTGTCCGTCGGCCTCGTGTACTCCCAGCAGCCTCGCGAGGAGAAGCGGGTCGCCTACGCCGCCGACGTCACCTACGGCACGAACAACGAGTTCGGCTTCGACTTCCTGCGCGACCACATGGTCCTCACGAGCGCCGACAAGGTGCAGCGCGGGCACCGCTACTGCATCATCGACGAGGTCGACTCCATCCTCATCGACGAGGCCCGCACGCCGCTCATCATCTCCGGGCCCGCCGACCAGGCCACCGAGTGGTACACGGTGTTCGCCCGCCGCGTCGTACCCCGCCTGACCCGGGACGAGCACTACGAGGTCGACGAGGCGAAGCGCACCGTCGCCGTCACCGAGGAGGGGGTCACGAAGGTCGAGCAGCTGCTCGGCGTGGAGAACCTCTACGAGAGCGTGAACACCCCGCTCATCCACCACCTGCAGAACGCCATCCGCGCCAAGGAGCTCTACCGGCGCGACGACGAGTACATCGTCGAGGACGGCGAGGTCCACATCGTCGACGAGCACACGGGGCGCACCCTCTACGGCCGGCGCTACTCCGAGGGGCTGCACCAGGCGATCGAGGCCAAGGAGGGCGTGCGGGTCAAGGAGGAGAACCAGACCCTCGCGACGATCACGCTGCAGAACTACTACCGCGGCTACGACAAGCTCGCGGGCATGACCGGCACGGCCAAGACCGAGGAGAGCGAGTTCGCGCACATCTACGACACCGGGGTCGTCGAGGTGCCGACGAACCGTGACATCGTGCGCCTCGACCAGGCCGACCTCATCTACAAGACCGAGGCCGCCAAGCTCGAGGCGGTCGTCGCCGACCTCCTGGAGCGCCAGGAGCGCGGTCAGCCGGTCCTCGTCGGCACCGCGTCGGTCGAGAAGTCCGAGAGGCTGTCGGGCATGCTCACCCGCCGGGGCGTGACGCACGAGGTCCTCAACGCGAAGAACCACTTCAAGGAAGCCGAGATCGTCGCCCAGGCCGGGCGCATCGGTGCGGTCACCGTCGCAACGAACATGGCCGGGCGCGGTGTCGACATCATGCTCGGGGGCAACCCCGAGGCCCGCGCGGACGCCGACGCCCGCAAGCAGGTCGACCCCGAGCTCGACGCCGACGGCTTCCAGGGCGCCTACGCCGAGGCGCTGGAGCGCTACCGCGCCGAGTGCAAGGCCGAAGGGGACAAGGTCCGCGAGCTCGGCGGGCTGTACGTGCTGGGGACCGAGCGCCACGAGTCCCGGCGCATCGACAACCAGCTGCGCGGGCGGTCGGGCCGGCAGGGCGACCCGGGCGAGTCCCGGTTCTACCTGTCGCTCGAGGACGACCTCATGCGGCTGTTCAACGCGAGCGCGGTCGAGTCGATCATGACCCGTTTCAAGCTGCCGGAGGACATGCCCATCGAGCACAAGATGGTGTCGCGGGCGGTTCAGCGGGCGCAGGGCCAGGTCGAGTCGCGCAACTTCGAGATCCGCAAGAACGTCCTCAAGTACGACGACGTGATGAACAACCAGCGCAAGGTGATCTACGAGCAGCGCAACGTCGTCATGGAGGGCACCGACGAGCAGGTCGCCGAGTACGCCGAGGACTTCATCGAGGAGGCGGTACGCAACCTCTGCGCCCAGCACGCCGCCGAGGGGATCTACCCCGAGGAGTGGACGCTCGAGGACCTCTGGACGGCGCTCGAGCGCATCTACCCCGTGTCGGTAGACCGGGAGAGCCTCGACCTCGACACCATCACCGCCGAGGAGCTCGCCGAGCTGCTCGTCACCGACGCCATGGAACGCTACGAGGAGCGTGAGGCCGACCTCGGCGCGGAAACCCTCCGTCACGTCGAGCGCCGCGTCATCCTGTCGGTCGTCGACCGCCTGTGGCGCGAGCACCTCTACGAGATGGACCACCTGCGCGACGGCATCGGCCTGCGCGCGGTGGGCCAACGCGACCCGCTGCGCGAGTACGAGCGGGAGGCCTACTACGCCTTCAACGACATGATGGCGCAGATCAAGGAGCAGGCCGCCGGCTACTTCTTCAACCTGCCCGTGCAGAAGCCCGAGGAGCGCGAGGAGGCTGAGCGCGAGCGCCGCCGGCAGGCACAGGTCGCCCGCCCGGCGCTGCGCGACGACGCCCCGCGCCAGCCGGTGCAGCAGCTCTCCTACACGTCCTCGACGAGCGCTTCGTCGGCGCCCGCCGCGGGCGCGTCGTCCTACACCGTCAGCACCACCGGAGGCGGCAACGGTCAGGGCGGGGAGTCGCCGGCCCGCCCGGCCGGAGTCGGCGCCCCCGGCGCGGCGGCGGCGGCCGCGGCGGCGCAGCACGCCTCCGGGACGGTCACCCGCGACAAGGTCGGCCGCAACGAGCCGTGCCCGTGCGGCTCGGGGCAGAAGTACAAGAAGTGCCACGGGGCGTAG
- a CDS encoding MFS transporter produces the protein MRRTDNDPRRTQRASFRLLYLGPFIAYGDRFAIAPILVSIARDLQESLAAVTAVAMFYFFLYGVMQPIYGVLADRFGRVRVMRFALVGMGLANLLSAAAGDLSALIVGKAAAAGFAAGILPLSLVYVGDKVPFDRRQQVIANVLAAGALGTVLATTGAGLLGRFSAWRAVFVIPAVLALALAVLLAWLPESLERREGTGPWGQITRVVTRPWALLLLGIAVAEGAFMLGMLTFLPAALEAHGESAAVAGTVVAVYGVAVFVGMQVLKRFIRRTAVEPGTLILAGGTLVTAAYLAAVPAQGIVNILLASLLIGFGYCFLHSTLQTWATEVVPEARGTAVTLFVTSVFTGAAIGTAAVRGLVDAQRFSAVFLVAAGLTVPVTLVGAWARRRYGETAAVLGAGGSP, from the coding sequence GTGCGACGAACCGACAACGACCCACGGCGCACGCAGCGTGCCAGCTTCCGCTTGCTCTACCTCGGCCCGTTCATCGCGTACGGCGACCGCTTCGCCATCGCCCCGATACTCGTGTCGATCGCCCGCGACCTGCAGGAGTCGCTGGCCGCGGTCACCGCCGTGGCCATGTTCTACTTCTTCCTCTATGGCGTCATGCAGCCGATCTACGGTGTTCTGGCCGATCGCTTCGGCCGTGTGCGGGTCATGCGCTTCGCCCTCGTCGGGATGGGTCTTGCGAACCTGCTGTCCGCCGCCGCCGGCGACCTCAGCGCCCTCATCGTCGGCAAGGCCGCCGCGGCGGGGTTCGCCGCCGGGATCCTGCCCCTCTCTCTCGTCTACGTCGGCGACAAGGTCCCGTTCGACCGCCGCCAGCAGGTCATCGCCAACGTGCTCGCCGCCGGTGCCCTCGGGACCGTCCTCGCGACGACGGGTGCGGGCCTGCTCGGGCGGTTCTCCGCGTGGCGTGCGGTGTTCGTCATCCCGGCTGTCCTGGCCCTTGCGCTTGCGGTCCTCCTCGCGTGGCTGCCCGAGTCGCTCGAGCGGCGCGAGGGAACCGGCCCGTGGGGGCAGATCACGCGGGTGGTCACCCGGCCATGGGCGCTCCTGCTGCTGGGGATCGCAGTGGCAGAGGGCGCCTTCATGCTCGGGATGCTCACCTTCCTCCCCGCCGCTCTCGAGGCCCACGGGGAGAGCGCCGCCGTCGCCGGTACGGTCGTCGCCGTCTACGGTGTGGCGGTCTTCGTCGGCATGCAGGTCCTGAAGCGCTTCATCCGCAGGACGGCCGTCGAGCCGGGGACCCTGATCCTCGCCGGTGGCACACTCGTCACCGCCGCCTATCTCGCAGCGGTGCCGGCGCAGGGCATCGTGAACATCCTTCTTGCCTCCCTGCTCATCGGATTCGGCTACTGCTTCCTCCACTCCACCCTTCAGACCTGGGCGACAGAGGTCGTGCCGGAAGCTCGGGGCACCGCGGTGACCCTGTTCGTGACGAGTGTGTTCACCGGGGCGGCGATCGGGACCGCGGCGGTGCGGGGGCTCGTCGACGCGCAACGATTCTCGGCGGTCTTCCTCGTCGCGGCGGGGCTGACGGTGCCCGTGACGCTTGTCGGGGCATGGGCGCGCAGGCGCTATGGCGAGACCGCCGCAGTGTTGGGGGCCGGCGGGTCACCATGA
- a CDS encoding ATP-grasp domain-containing protein: MQPVWILTDERYVAQRMPGALTAALRRRAVDARLIVAERVAPHPAGGSPWPGLRRGDMVVGRARSPWALTLLRAAERVGAAAMMPSAAIEAVRDKALAAGVLADAGVPTPPTWLAHGPDAVRALPATAYPLLLKPVYGDNARGIRLVRGPDDLRGAHDEASVLVAQRYVDVAGVDLKLYIAGERVWAVRRPSPLTGEPGEGTDVPVDRTLHDLARRCAELFGLTFAGVDVLAAADGPLVVDVNDFPNYTGIAEAPAVLADLVLRSGAAAAPVREGMCA; the protein is encoded by the coding sequence ATGCAGCCGGTCTGGATCCTCACCGACGAGCGCTACGTCGCTCAGCGGATGCCCGGGGCGCTGACCGCCGCCCTGCGCAGGCGCGCGGTCGACGCGCGGCTCATCGTCGCCGAGCGCGTCGCCCCCCATCCCGCCGGCGGCTCCCCGTGGCCGGGCTTGCGCCGGGGGGACATGGTCGTCGGGCGTGCCCGCTCGCCGTGGGCCCTGACCCTCCTGCGCGCCGCGGAGCGGGTGGGGGCTGCAGCGATGATGCCCTCCGCGGCCATCGAGGCGGTCCGCGACAAGGCGCTCGCGGCGGGGGTCCTCGCCGACGCCGGGGTGCCCACGCCCCCGACCTGGCTAGCTCACGGCCCCGACGCGGTGAGGGCGCTGCCCGCCACCGCCTATCCGCTGCTGCTCAAGCCGGTGTACGGGGACAACGCCCGGGGCATCCGCCTCGTGCGGGGACCTGACGACCTGCGCGGCGCCCACGACGAGGCGTCCGTGCTGGTCGCGCAGCGCTACGTCGACGTGGCAGGCGTCGACCTCAAGCTCTACATCGCCGGGGAGCGGGTGTGGGCGGTGCGGCGCCCCTCGCCGCTGACCGGCGAGCCGGGTGAGGGCACCGACGTCCCCGTGGACCGCACCCTGCACGATCTCGCCCGCAGGTGCGCGGAACTCTTCGGGCTCACCTTCGCCGGGGTCGACGTGCTCGCCGCGGCCGACGGCCCGCTCGTCGTCGACGTGAACGACTTCCCCAACTACACGGGGATCGCCGAGGCGCCCGCCGTGCTCGCCGACCTCGTCCTGCGGTCGGGCGCGGCCGCCGCCCCGGTGCGGGAGGGGATGTGCGCATGA
- a CDS encoding MFS transporter, which yields MTGSPGIARGRVAGLRAWGRNAPAVKAVLLEGFFTRLGFGIVTLYLPLYALELGMSLTEVGLLVGAKALVVPAVKPVMGVVVDRFGARRGYLAAVGLRFLGALLLLAAATPAALLAVRFVQGAASAARDPASVTVLAKQAQARLGRTFSAAIGAKDLGNISAGVVGGTVLALSGGDFGVLWVAVAVLAAVPVLAVWRWVPAATAVDQPAPAAPDVTEAAAEQGRAAASVLRSPHLRRIAALGMCTGLTAHLFHGLFQVYASEVAGLSAGTIGAVYSLSIVTLLVVGPVAGWAADRFGTGPLGGVRGLANALSSMIFLAAPSLGGVVAGRLVDDAGKAAFRPTWGALVGGAAREAGPRGGRVAAGLDTALSVGEALGPLLAGLLWDTFGVAVFLVVRAVLGVGTEVVVGRRLRGSAPAAPHAAHHSPPLGTDGGWAEGEDAAAAVVDTAAEPRGRVEQALRARRPDAVPEELARAWARAGLDVLGSLDAARSGEAGVLPPPVRARLALAAALVGDPSHILLTGPHAEELLPVLDRYPGTVVADVPARTGAPERPPVALSS from the coding sequence ATGACCGGCAGCCCCGGCATCGCGCGCGGCCGCGTAGCGGGGCTGCGCGCGTGGGGGCGGAACGCGCCCGCGGTCAAGGCGGTCCTGCTCGAGGGCTTCTTCACGAGGCTCGGCTTCGGCATCGTCACCCTCTACCTGCCCCTCTACGCGCTCGAGCTCGGGATGAGCCTGACAGAGGTCGGCCTGCTCGTCGGCGCCAAGGCGCTCGTCGTCCCGGCCGTCAAACCGGTCATGGGCGTCGTCGTGGACCGGTTCGGGGCGCGGCGCGGCTACCTCGCCGCGGTCGGGCTGCGCTTCCTCGGCGCGCTCCTGCTGCTCGCCGCCGCCACGCCCGCAGCCCTCCTCGCGGTCCGCTTCGTGCAGGGCGCGGCCTCCGCCGCCCGCGACCCCGCGTCCGTGACCGTGCTCGCCAAGCAGGCGCAGGCGCGGCTCGGCCGGACCTTCTCGGCCGCCATCGGTGCGAAGGACCTCGGCAACATCAGCGCCGGGGTCGTCGGCGGGACGGTCCTCGCCCTGTCCGGCGGGGACTTCGGGGTGCTGTGGGTGGCAGTGGCCGTCCTCGCGGCGGTGCCCGTCCTCGCCGTGTGGCGTTGGGTGCCGGCCGCCACGGCGGTCGACCAGCCCGCTCCCGCGGCGCCCGACGTCACCGAGGCCGCGGCCGAGCAGGGACGCGCGGCCGCCTCGGTGCTCCGCAGCCCCCACCTGCGTCGGATCGCCGCCCTCGGGATGTGCACCGGCCTGACCGCGCACCTGTTCCACGGCCTGTTCCAGGTGTACGCGTCGGAGGTGGCGGGCCTGTCGGCCGGGACGATCGGGGCGGTCTACTCGCTGTCCATCGTCACGCTGCTCGTCGTCGGTCCCGTCGCGGGCTGGGCCGCCGACCGCTTCGGCACCGGGCCCCTCGGCGGGGTACGCGGCCTCGCCAACGCCCTTTCGTCGATGATCTTCCTCGCCGCGCCGAGCCTCGGGGGCGTCGTGGCCGGGCGACTCGTGGACGACGCGGGCAAGGCGGCGTTCCGGCCGACGTGGGGAGCCCTCGTCGGGGGCGCCGCGCGCGAGGCCGGGCCGCGCGGCGGCCGGGTCGCCGCGGGACTCGACACCGCGTTGTCGGTCGGCGAGGCGCTCGGCCCGCTGCTCGCCGGGTTGCTGTGGGACACCTTCGGGGTGGCGGTGTTCCTCGTCGTGCGGGCGGTGCTCGGCGTCGGCACTGAGGTCGTCGTGGGGCGGCGCCTGCGTGGCAGCGCGCCGGCCGCCCCACACGCGGCCCACCACAGCCCCCCGCTCGGGACCGACGGGGGCTGGGCCGAGGGCGAGGACGCCGCCGCCGCGGTCGTCGACACGGCGGCCGAGCCGCGCGGGCGCGTCGAGCAGGCGCTGCGGGCCCGCAGGCCCGACGCGGTGCCCGAGGAGCTCGCTCGCGCGTGGGCGCGTGCGGGCCTCGACGTGCTCGGCTCGCTCGACGCGGCACGCAGCGGCGAGGCGGGCGTGCTGCCACCGCCGGTGCGGGCGCGCCTTGCGCTCGCGGCCGCGCTCGTGGGCGACCCGAGCCACATCCTCCTCACGGGGCCGCATGCCGAGGAGCTGCTGCCCGTGCTCGACCGCTACCCGGGAACGGTCGTCGCCGACGTGCCGGCGCGGACGGGGGCGCCGGAGCGACCCCCGGTCGCCCTGTCCAGCTGA
- a CDS encoding HD domain-containing phosphohydrolase, with the protein MADLLAALSVATDLGMGQEPEKAVRACVLATHLARSMDLPDRDVRDVYYSTLLQHLGCTAPAHETTLLLGDDLSTLPQAERTDPRSPREALALLALAGRGTGVHRLRHLARLVAAGTEGTRDVLTAVCEVGTRLAARLGLSAGVQQALYHSVESWDGREGAHGLTGDDIALPARFSVVATQAVIFDRLGGPELACATVRRRAGRWFDPAVAEAFLRVGPDLLRLLAEVDVWEEVAAAEPEPPRRVPPAHLDAVAAAFGDMVDLKTPFTLGHSAGVAELAVGAAERLGLGSGDTERLRRAALLHDLGRVAVPNAVWERPRALTTTQWEQVRLHAYQGERILARSAPLEPLGRIAGRHHERLDGSGYHRGAAGSEIPVGARLLAVADAFQAMTQQRPHRPARPPEEAARAVEEAAGAGRFDPECVRALIEAAGERPTHGRGTWPLGLSDREVEVLRLVAGGLSNREVAEALVVSRRTAEHHVQHIYAKIGASTRAAAALFAMEHGLLR; encoded by the coding sequence ACCTCGGCATGGGTCAGGAGCCGGAGAAGGCGGTGCGGGCCTGCGTGCTCGCGACGCACCTCGCCCGCAGCATGGACCTGCCCGACCGGGACGTGCGCGACGTCTACTACAGCACGCTGCTGCAGCACCTCGGCTGCACGGCGCCGGCGCACGAGACCACGCTGCTGCTCGGCGACGACCTCAGCACGCTCCCGCAGGCAGAACGGACAGACCCGCGCAGCCCGCGTGAGGCGCTCGCGCTGCTCGCGCTGGCGGGCAGGGGCACGGGGGTGCACCGGCTCCGTCACCTCGCCCGCCTGGTGGCGGCGGGCACCGAGGGCACCCGGGACGTCCTCACCGCGGTGTGCGAGGTGGGTACCCGTCTCGCCGCGCGGCTCGGCCTCAGCGCGGGGGTGCAGCAGGCGCTCTACCACAGCGTGGAGTCGTGGGACGGCAGGGAGGGCGCCCACGGGCTCACCGGTGACGACATCGCCCTGCCCGCGCGCTTCAGCGTCGTGGCGACGCAGGCGGTGATCTTCGACCGGCTCGGAGGGCCCGAGCTCGCGTGCGCGACGGTGCGGCGGCGTGCCGGGCGGTGGTTCGACCCCGCGGTGGCGGAGGCGTTCCTGCGCGTCGGCCCCGACCTCCTGCGCCTCCTCGCCGAGGTGGACGTGTGGGAGGAGGTCGCCGCGGCCGAGCCGGAGCCGCCGCGTCGCGTCCCCCCCGCGCATCTCGACGCGGTCGCCGCCGCGTTCGGGGACATGGTCGACCTGAAGACCCCGTTCACGCTCGGCCACTCGGCGGGGGTGGCCGAGCTCGCCGTGGGGGCGGCGGAGCGGCTCGGCCTGGGCTCGGGCGACACGGAGCGTCTCCGCCGGGCGGCCCTGCTCCACGACCTCGGCCGCGTGGCGGTGCCCAACGCCGTCTGGGAGCGGCCGAGGGCCCTCACCACGACGCAGTGGGAACAGGTGCGCCTGCATGCCTACCAGGGCGAGCGCATCCTTGCGCGCAGCGCGCCCCTCGAGCCCCTCGGCCGGATCGCCGGGCGTCACCACGAACGCCTCGACGGCTCGGGGTACCACCGCGGCGCGGCGGGCAGCGAGATCCCGGTGGGGGCTCGCTTGCTCGCCGTTGCGGACGCCTTCCAGGCTATGACCCAGCAGCGCCCGCACCGGCCGGCCCGTCCGCCGGAGGAGGCCGCGCGGGCCGTCGAGGAGGCGGCCGGCGCCGGACGCTTCGACCCGGAGTGCGTCCGTGCGCTCATCGAGGCCGCCGGCGAGCGTCCCACCCACGGCCGCGGTACCTGGCCCCTGGGGCTTTCCGACCGGGAGGTGGAGGTCCTGCGGCTCGTTGCAGGCGGCCTGTCGAACCGCGAGGTCGCCGAGGCCCTCGTCGTCTCCCGCCGCACCGCCGAGCACCACGTCCAGCACATCTACGCGAAGATCGGCGCGTCGACGCGCGCGGCCGCGGCGCTGTTCGCGATGGAGCACGGCCTCCTGCGGTGA
- a CDS encoding methyltransferase domain-containing protein: MAIHQVAAAGYATCGDAYERGRPGYPADALREVCTRLRIGPGSVLLEVGAGTGKLTRLLVHADRTVVAVEPVQAMLRHLTGAVPGALAVAGTAEAIPLRARSVDAVVVGTAFHWFDGDRALEEIRRVLRPGGGLALLWNNPDRDHRWVARAWEIIDRHRSGTPGNRDLRWRDAFRRTSGFTALRHERFSHEDLTDLDGLRARVASISFIAALPEGARQEVLAQVADVASSDPIVARRGVLVLPYRTDVYWCRAAGEEGEEADAARR, from the coding sequence ATGGCCATCCACCAGGTCGCGGCAGCCGGCTATGCGACGTGCGGCGACGCGTACGAACGCGGGCGTCCCGGTTACCCTGCCGACGCACTCCGCGAGGTCTGCACGCGCCTTCGGATCGGCCCCGGCAGTGTTCTGCTCGAGGTCGGGGCAGGTACCGGAAAGCTGACCCGGTTGCTCGTCCACGCCGATCGCACCGTCGTGGCCGTCGAGCCGGTGCAGGCGATGCTGCGCCATCTCACCGGCGCCGTGCCGGGGGCGCTCGCTGTCGCGGGCACAGCCGAGGCGATCCCCCTGCGCGCGAGGTCGGTCGATGCCGTCGTGGTCGGGACCGCGTTCCACTGGTTCGACGGCGACCGGGCACTCGAGGAGATCCGGCGGGTCCTGCGCCCCGGGGGCGGTCTCGCGCTGCTTTGGAACAACCCCGACCGGGACCACCGGTGGGTGGCAAGGGCATGGGAGATCATCGATCGGCACCGCAGCGGCACGCCGGGCAACCGTGACCTTCGCTGGCGCGACGCCTTCCGCCGGACCAGCGGCTTCACCGCTCTGCGGCACGAGCGCTTCTCCCACGAGGACCTGACCGACCTCGACGGTCTGCGGGCCCGCGTCGCGTCGATCAGCTTCATCGCGGCCCTTCCGGAGGGTGCACGGCAGGAAGTGCTCGCGCAGGTCGCCGACGTGGCGAGCAGCGATCCCATCGTGGCCCGGCGCGGGGTGCTCGTGCTGCCCTACCGCACCGACGTCTACTGGTGCCGCGCGGCGGGTGAGGAGGGCGAGGAGGCAGACGCGGCGCGTCGGTGA